ACTCAGGTATTCCAGAACCTCATCAGCAACGCTATAAAGTTTCGCAGCGAAAAAGCCCCTGAAATCGAGATTTCTGCAAAGAAAAAAGACAATGAATGGTTATTTGCAGTAAAAGATAACGGAATCGGAATTGAGTCCAAATTCTCGGAGAGAATCTTTGAGGTTTTTAAAAGACTTAATAAAAGAGAAGAATATCCAGGAACAGGCATAGGTCTTTCAATCTGTAAAAAAATTGTAGAGAGGCATGGAGGACGTATTTGGGTAGAATCTGTTCCAGGTGAAGGTTCAGTCTTTTACTTCACTCTGCCCATAATTCCTGTGAAATCTCATGATAAAGACTCTATAACAGAAAAATGAAATTTAGAATAACTTTTGAGCCTCAAAAGTCTTGTTCAAAACTTAAAACATTTTAAGGAAATTTGAATCTATATTCATAGCCAGGAAGGTCATAAAAAATGAGAACCCGGACCATGTCTAAATCCGTAGAAATCCTCTTAGTGGAAGACAGTAAAGGAGATGTAGGCTTAATTGAAGAAGTTTTCGAAGATGCGAAAATCGGGAATACTCTTCATATTGTAGAAGATGGAGAAGAGGCAATCGCTTTTTTACGCGGCGAAGGACAATTCTCAGACGCTCCACGCCCGGATATAATTCTTCTGGATTTAAATTTACCAAAAAAAGATGGGCGCGAGGTTCTTGAGGAAGTAAAAAGCGACGATGAGCTTAAGAACATACCTGTTGTGATTTTAACGACTTCAAAAGCCGAAGAGGACATACTGAAATCTTATAATCTCCATGCCAATGCATACATTACCAAACCTGTTGACTTTGATCAATTTATAAAAGTAGTTAAATCCATAGAAAGCTTTTGGCTTGAGATTGTAAAACTGCCGTCGAAATGAGATTAAATTAACCCCTGATAGGTCGCTTGGATATGGATAAGAAGATTGAAATCTTACTTATTGAGGACAACCCCGGGGATGCAGCTCTAATTGAAGATATGCTCGAAGAATTCTCTAGCTTTCCGTATGAGCTTAAAAATGCTGCAACCCTGAATGAAGGTTTGAATCTTCTTAAGGAAAATTCGTTTGATGTAATACTAGCCGACCTGGGATTACCGGACAGCGATGGCATTGACACTTTTCTTGAGATTCATGCAAGGAACTCGCGAATTCCCATCATAATCCTGACAGGTATGACTGATGAAAGGCTCGGAATCAATGCCGTAAAGCAAGGTGCTCAAGACTACTTGGTCAAAGGGCAGGTAGACGGAAAATTACTGATACGTTCTATCCAGTATTCCATTGAACGTAAAAAATCCGAGGAAAAAATCCAGAACTTAGCAAATGTTGTGGAATCATCAAATGATGCTATTATAACAAAATCGCTTGACGGAATTATTACAAGCTGGAATAAAGGGGCAGAGCAGATCTATGGGTATTCGGCTGAGGAAGCTCTGGGCAAGCCCGCAGATTTCTTAATACCATCTGAATTGAATAATGAATCAAAAAGATTACTTGAGATGGTTAAACGGGGAGAAAAGGTTCACCAGTATGAAACCTCACGGGTAAGAAAAGACGGCAGGATTATAGACGTGTCAATGACCCTTTCCCCGATTTTTGACATCTCCGGAGAACTTGCAGCAGTCTCGATAATTGCCAGAGATATAACCGAGAGCAAAAAAGCCGAAGAGAGGCTTCAGAGAAGTGAGGAAAGGTATCGTATAATTGCGGAGCAGACAGGGCAGCTCATATACGAATACGATATTGAGGATGGTAAAATTTACTGGGCAGGTGCCATAGAAAAGGTCACGGGATATACTCAGGAAGAACTGACGAATATCGGGATTGAACTATGGATAAATAATGTCCACCCTGACGACCAGGTAAGAGTCTGGAACCAGAAAATGAATGATTACATCCAGAACACAAAAAACGCTGAAAGTAAGAGAAATTGCCACCTGGAATATCGTTTTAGAAGGAAGGATGGAGAATATATTTATATCGAGGAGCATGTTGTTTGCCTTCAAAAAGGAAATTATCTCACAAATAAAGTCTTCGGGATAATGAAAGATATCACGGAAAAGAAAAAGGCTGAAAATGTGCTAAAAAGGATTGAAGAAGCTCGTAAAAAAGAAATCCACCATCGGATAAAAAATAACCTTCAGGTCATCTCATCCCTGCTTGATCTTCAGGCTGAGAAATTCGCTGGTAGTGACAGTTATGACCCTTCAAAAGTCCTTGCAGCATTCAAGGACAGCCAGAACAGGGTTATTTCTATGGCTCTTATTCATGAGGAGCTGTATGGATCGCGAGAGGTCAGCACACTTAATTTTGGAGCATACCTGCAGAAGCTGACCGAGGATCTCTTAAGGTGTTATAATGTCGGAGCCTCAGGAATCAATCTGCGTCTGGAAATCGAGGAAAATACTTTTTTTGACATGGATACCGCAGTTCCTTTAGGAATGGTTGTCAACGAACTTGTATCAAACTCCCTCAAACACGCATTTCCAGACAAAAAATCTGGAGAAATTCGGATTAAGCTTTCCAGGGAAGAAAATCGAAAATTCAAGAACGATAAGCTCAAAGGCAAAAATGAAGGGCGCAAATGTAAAAATTACACGCTAACCATTTCAGACAACGGAACAGGTATACCTGAGAGCCTTAATATAGAAGATTCCGACACATTAGGGATACAGCTGGTAACTATCCTGGTAGACCAGCTAGATGGAGTACTCGAATTGAACAGGAACTCCGGAACTGAGTTTATTATTGAGTTCTCGGTAGAAGAGAAGCAGCAGGAAACTTATCAGGAGCCTTTGGAATCTCCAGAAACTTTACTTTTCTAACCTGATTATGGTCAAACTTTCTTTACGGCTGGCA
The Methanosarcina thermophila TM-1 genome window above contains:
- a CDS encoding response regulator translates to MRTRTMSKSVEILLVEDSKGDVGLIEEVFEDAKIGNTLHIVEDGEEAIAFLRGEGQFSDAPRPDIILLDLNLPKKDGREVLEEVKSDDELKNIPVVILTTSKAEEDILKSYNLHANAYITKPVDFDQFIKVVKSIESFWLEIVKLPSK
- a CDS encoding PAS domain S-box protein produces the protein MDKKIEILLIEDNPGDAALIEDMLEEFSSFPYELKNAATLNEGLNLLKENSFDVILADLGLPDSDGIDTFLEIHARNSRIPIIILTGMTDERLGINAVKQGAQDYLVKGQVDGKLLIRSIQYSIERKKSEEKIQNLANVVESSNDAIITKSLDGIITSWNKGAEQIYGYSAEEALGKPADFLIPSELNNESKRLLEMVKRGEKVHQYETSRVRKDGRIIDVSMTLSPIFDISGELAAVSIIARDITESKKAEERLQRSEERYRIIAEQTGQLIYEYDIEDGKIYWAGAIEKVTGYTQEELTNIGIELWINNVHPDDQVRVWNQKMNDYIQNTKNAESKRNCHLEYRFRRKDGEYIYIEEHVVCLQKGNYLTNKVFGIMKDITEKKKAENVLKRIEEARKKEIHHRIKNNLQVISSLLDLQAEKFAGSDSYDPSKVLAAFKDSQNRVISMALIHEELYGSREVSTLNFGAYLQKLTEDLLRCYNVGASGINLRLEIEENTFFDMDTAVPLGMVVNELVSNSLKHAFPDKKSGEIRIKLSREENRKFKNDKLKGKNEGRKCKNYTLTISDNGTGIPESLNIEDSDTLGIQLVTILVDQLDGVLELNRNSGTEFIIEFSVEEKQQETYQEPLESPETLLF